The Candidatus Methylomirabilota bacterium genome includes a region encoding these proteins:
- a CDS encoding nuclear transport factor 2 family protein: MATIATELTVVEADVLRADDRRFEAMRRGDWAALDAALADDLTYVHSTARLESKTEHIANLRAGKPHYRGIAPRERKARVHGGIGVVNGVSEMHVERDGKEQRFTVRYLAVYAKAGEHWRMIAWQSTRQPETQG, translated from the coding sequence ATGGCGACAATAGCGACTGAGCTGACCGTGGTCGAAGCCGACGTCCTGCGAGCCGACGACCGCCGCTTCGAGGCGATGCGGCGCGGTGACTGGGCCGCGCTCGACGCGGCGCTGGCCGACGACCTGACCTACGTTCACTCCACCGCGCGGCTCGAGTCGAAGACCGAGCACATCGCGAACCTCCGCGCCGGCAAGCCGCACTATCGCGGCATCGCGCCCCGCGAGCGAAAGGCGCGCGTTCACGGAGGCATCGGCGTCGTCAACGGCGTGTCGGAGATGCACGTGGAGCGAGATGGCAAGGAGCAGCGCTTCACCGTCCGCTACCTGGCCGTCTACGCGAAGGCCGGCGAGCACTGGCGCATGATCGCGTGGCAATCCACGCGCCAGCCCGAGACCCAGGGGTAG